The Stappia sp. genome window below encodes:
- a CDS encoding TIGR03862 family flavoprotein, giving the protein MTGVGPASSPSVSIIGAGPAGLIAADVLSARGARVTISERMPSPARKFLMAGRGGLNLTHAEGRDAFLARYRAAAPHLRSALDAFPPSALRAWCDGLGIETFEGTSGRIFPDHMKASPLLRALLARLAARGVTLRTRWRWTGWDAYGSATFDTPDGRVTEPAADATLLALGGASWPRLGSDAAWTDITDAADIARTPFAPANCGVCIAWSEHLAHRFAGTPLKRIAFRVGTREARGEAVVTRAGLEGGAVYALSAEIRELLAGDGVARIELDLRPDLDLDALTALLARPRGKRSLSTHLRKVAGLPPVAVALVSEAGPRPAEPGALARRIKALPLAVTAVSGLERAISSAGGLCFRDLTDDFMLRARPGVFVAGEMLDWEAPTGGYLLQACFATGCAAAQAIASRLGLPATEAEPFASGRSPERWEARRPG; this is encoded by the coding sequence ATGACCGGCGTCGGCCCTGCCTCTTCCCCCAGCGTGTCGATCATCGGCGCCGGTCCGGCGGGGCTGATCGCCGCCGATGTGCTGTCGGCGCGCGGCGCGCGCGTCACCATCTCCGAGCGGATGCCCTCGCCGGCGCGCAAGTTCCTGATGGCCGGGCGCGGGGGGCTGAACCTCACGCATGCCGAAGGCCGGGACGCGTTTCTCGCCCGCTACCGCGCGGCCGCGCCGCATCTCCGGTCGGCGCTCGACGCCTTTCCGCCCTCCGCGCTGCGGGCCTGGTGCGACGGGCTCGGCATCGAGACCTTCGAGGGCACGAGCGGACGGATCTTTCCCGACCACATGAAGGCCTCGCCGCTGCTGCGCGCACTGCTCGCCCGCCTTGCCGCGCGCGGCGTGACGCTGCGCACGCGCTGGCGCTGGACGGGATGGGACGCATACGGCAGTGCGACCTTCGACACGCCCGACGGACGCGTCACGGAGCCCGCCGCGGACGCCACGCTGCTGGCGCTCGGCGGCGCGAGTTGGCCGCGCCTTGGCAGCGACGCCGCCTGGACCGACATCACCGATGCGGCCGACATCGCCCGCACGCCCTTCGCGCCGGCCAATTGCGGCGTGTGCATCGCCTGGTCGGAGCATCTCGCACACCGCTTCGCCGGCACCCCGCTGAAGCGCATCGCGTTCCGCGTGGGCACGCGCGAAGCGCGGGGCGAGGCCGTCGTCACCCGCGCCGGGCTGGAAGGCGGGGCCGTCTACGCGCTGTCGGCCGAGATCCGGGAGCTGCTTGCCGGTGACGGCGTGGCGCGAATCGAGCTGGACCTGCGGCCCGACCTCGATCTCGACGCGCTGACCGCGCTGCTCGCCCGCCCGCGCGGCAAGCGCTCGCTGTCCACCCACCTGCGCAAGGTCGCCGGCCTTCCGCCGGTTGCCGTCGCGCTGGTGTCGGAAGCGGGCCCCCGTCCCGCCGAGCCCGGCGCCCTCGCCCGCCGGATCAAGGCGCTGCCGCTCGCCGTCACGGCCGTGAGCGGACTGGAGCGCGCGATCTCCTCGGCCGGCGGGCTCTGTTTCCGCGACCTGACCGACGACTTCATGCTGCGGGCGCGCCCGGGCGTCTTTGTCGCCGGCGAGATGCTCGACTGGGAAGCCCCGACGGGGGGCTATCTGCTGCAGGCCTGTTTCGCCACCGGCTGCGCGGCCGCGCAAGCCATCGCCTCCAGGCTCGGCTTGCCGGCGACGGAGGCGGAGCCTTTCGCATCCGGCCGGTCACCGGAGCGATGGGAGGCCCGCCGACCGGGCTGA
- a CDS encoding glycosyltransferase family 2 protein: MHESLPISVFIIARDEADRIARAIDSVSDFADEVIVVDSGSRDDTIAVAESRGATVFRNDWAGYGPQKRFAEDACRNDWLFNLDADEAATPELVAEIRKLFAAGPPGTASFWQVRIKDVFAHESGPAPWAYGYNQIRLYDRRVGRFSESPVHDTVRPPAGARLGQLSAPMAHRSIRSIAFHVEKMNRYSTMQADDMASRGRRLARHRLLTEFPLAFLKAYLVRRYALYGWWGLVISTNFAYTRFLRLAKTYERELAARARSDSGAA, translated from the coding sequence ATGCATGAGAGCCTGCCGATCTCCGTCTTTATAATTGCCCGCGACGAGGCGGACCGGATCGCGCGCGCCATCGACAGCGTGTCGGACTTCGCCGACGAGGTGATCGTCGTGGACAGCGGCTCGCGCGATGACACGATCGCGGTGGCCGAATCGCGCGGGGCGACCGTTTTCCGCAACGACTGGGCGGGCTACGGGCCGCAGAAGCGCTTCGCCGAGGACGCCTGCCGCAACGACTGGCTGTTCAATCTGGATGCCGACGAGGCGGCGACGCCGGAGTTGGTGGCGGAAATCCGCAAGCTCTTCGCGGCCGGACCGCCCGGGACCGCTTCCTTCTGGCAGGTCCGGATCAAGGATGTCTTCGCGCACGAATCGGGCCCGGCCCCCTGGGCCTATGGCTACAACCAGATCCGGCTCTACGACCGCAGGGTCGGCCGCTTCTCGGAGTCGCCCGTGCATGACACGGTGCGGCCGCCGGCGGGAGCGCGGCTCGGCCAGCTCTCCGCGCCCATGGCGCATCGCTCCATCCGCTCCATCGCCTTTCACGTGGAGAAGATGAACCGCTATTCCACGATGCAGGCCGACGACATGGCGTCGCGCGGACGCCGCCTTGCCCGTCACAGGCTGCTGACCGAATTTCCGCTGGCGTTTCTCAAGGCCTATCTCGTCCGCCGCTATGCGCTCTACGGCTGGTGGGGCCTCGTGATCTCCACCAATTTCGCCTATACGCGCTTCCTGCGGCTCGCCAAGACCTATGAGCGCGAACTCGCCGCGCGGGCCAGATCCGATTCGGGCGCCGCATGA
- a CDS encoding porin encodes MNIKSILLGASAAALAATGAQAADLPVAPEPVDYVRVCDAFGTGFFYIPGTETCLKIGGGVRVEARMNDVLDGGGQNWDDRSDDATTFRARAYMNFDSRTNTEYGLLRTYVATYATVDQSYGGVAWTLDEAFIQLGGFVAGRTGSYFDFYTGDNWGAALNQGFADRGDVNLFAYTFQFGNGFSASASVESPARRGVIGGPLAGNQYGGHKIPDFVANLRVDQGWGSAQIMGAVTHVYGLNQPGFFGGESKVGWAIGAGATFNLPMIAAGDSFSLQAAYASGAVGYVNQNFTAFSDANYNAAGSLKLSNAWGIGAGFTHFWTPAISSSLTASYSALDQSVGGDDFQELNVQGNLMWRPVSGLYFGAELEYRGRFDGIAGTAADNDALVGIFRVQRTF; translated from the coding sequence ATGAACATCAAGAGCATCCTGCTCGGCGCTTCCGCTGCCGCCCTGGCAGCCACGGGCGCTCAGGCGGCCGACCTTCCGGTCGCTCCGGAGCCGGTCGACTACGTCCGCGTTTGCGACGCGTTCGGCACGGGCTTCTTCTACATCCCGGGCACCGAGACCTGCCTGAAGATCGGCGGCGGCGTCCGCGTCGAAGCCCGCATGAACGACGTCCTCGACGGCGGCGGCCAGAACTGGGACGACCGCAGCGACGACGCCACGACGTTCCGCGCTCGTGCGTACATGAACTTCGACAGCCGCACCAACACCGAGTACGGCCTGCTCCGCACCTATGTCGCGACCTACGCGACGGTGGACCAGTCCTACGGCGGCGTTGCCTGGACGCTTGACGAAGCCTTCATCCAGCTCGGCGGTTTCGTCGCTGGTCGTACCGGCTCGTACTTCGACTTCTACACCGGCGACAACTGGGGCGCGGCTCTGAACCAGGGCTTCGCGGACCGTGGCGACGTGAACCTGTTCGCGTACACCTTCCAGTTCGGCAACGGCTTCTCGGCGTCGGCCTCGGTTGAGTCCCCGGCTCGTCGTGGCGTCATCGGTGGTCCGCTCGCCGGCAACCAGTACGGCGGTCACAAGATCCCGGACTTCGTCGCCAACCTGCGCGTCGACCAGGGTTGGGGTTCGGCCCAGATCATGGGTGCCGTCACCCATGTGTACGGCCTGAACCAGCCGGGCTTCTTCGGCGGTGAGAGCAAGGTGGGCTGGGCGATCGGCGCCGGCGCGACCTTCAACCTGCCGATGATCGCCGCTGGCGACAGCTTCTCGCTGCAGGCCGCTTACGCGTCCGGCGCCGTGGGCTACGTCAACCAGAACTTCACGGCGTTCTCGGATGCGAACTACAACGCAGCCGGCAGCCTGAAGCTCTCCAACGCCTGGGGCATCGGTGCGGGCTTCACGCACTTCTGGACCCCGGCGATCTCCTCGTCGCTGACCGCCAGCTACTCGGCTCTCGACCAGTCGGTCGGTGGCGACGACTTCCAGGAGCTGAACGTTCAGGGTAACCTGATGTGGCGTCCGGTGTCGGGCCTGTACTTCGGTGCCGAGCTCGAGTACCGCGGCCGCTTCGACGGCATCGCCGGCACGGCTGCGGACAACGACGCGCTCGTCGGTATCTTCCGCGTGCAGCGCACGTTCTAA
- a CDS encoding sn-glycerol-3-phosphate ABC transporter ATP-binding protein UgpC gives MAEVILRQVRKSFGRVETIHGVDLTIRDREFVVFVGPSGCGKSTLLRLIAGLEDITSGALEIGGEDVTDKTPKERGIAMVFQSYALYPHMTVYENMAFGLQLSKTGREEIERKVRDAAATLELTDLLDRLPKQLSGGQRQRVAIGRAIVRNPKVFLFDEPLSNLDASLRVQMRIEIAKLHERMSATMVYVTHDQVEAMTLADKIVVLSAGRVEQVGAPLDLYHRPQNLFVAGFIGSPQMNFIKSEVVEVAQEGALIALPGGGTVRAAVDGSGLRPGDAVTLGVRPEHLALAGEDDMATVGGEIEVVEELGESHFLHVRLADKTLITVRSAGDAAHAVDGRVRIALHGGDCHVFTADGQAAPRLMSHA, from the coding sequence ATGGCGGAGGTGATCCTCAGACAGGTGCGCAAGTCCTTCGGGCGCGTGGAAACGATCCACGGGGTCGACCTCACTATCCGCGACCGGGAGTTCGTCGTCTTCGTCGGCCCCTCGGGCTGCGGAAAGTCGACGCTTCTCCGCCTGATCGCGGGGCTCGAGGACATCACCTCCGGGGCGCTGGAGATCGGCGGCGAGGACGTCACCGACAAGACGCCCAAGGAGCGCGGCATCGCCATGGTGTTCCAGTCCTATGCGCTCTATCCGCATATGACGGTCTACGAGAACATGGCCTTCGGCCTGCAGCTCTCCAAGACCGGGCGAGAGGAGATCGAGCGCAAGGTGCGCGACGCCGCCGCCACGCTGGAACTCACCGACCTGCTCGACCGCCTGCCGAAGCAGCTCTCCGGCGGACAGCGCCAGCGGGTGGCCATCGGGCGGGCCATCGTGCGCAATCCCAAGGTCTTCCTGTTCGACGAACCGCTGTCCAATCTCGATGCAAGCCTGCGCGTGCAGATGCGCATCGAGATCGCCAAGCTGCACGAGCGCATGAGCGCCACCATGGTCTATGTCACGCACGACCAGGTGGAGGCCATGACGCTCGCCGACAAGATCGTGGTGCTGTCGGCCGGAAGGGTCGAACAGGTGGGCGCCCCGCTCGATCTCTATCATCGGCCGCAAAACCTCTTCGTCGCCGGCTTCATCGGCTCGCCGCAGATGAATTTCATCAAGAGCGAGGTGGTTGAGGTCGCGCAGGAGGGTGCGCTCATCGCCCTGCCCGGCGGCGGCACCGTGCGCGCGGCCGTGGACGGAAGCGGTCTGCGACCCGGCGATGCGGTGACGCTCGGCGTGCGGCCGGAGCATCTGGCCCTTGCCGGCGAAGACGACATGGCAACCGTCGGCGGAGAGATCGAGGTGGTGGAGGAACTCGGCGAAAGCCACTTCCTGCACGTGCGGCTCGCCGACAAAACGCTGATCACCGTGCGCTCGGCGGGAGACGCCGCCCATGCCGTCGACGGACGCGTGCGCATCGCGCTTCACGGCGGCGACTGCCATGTCTTCACCGCCGACGGTCAGGCGGCGCCACGCCTGATGTCCCACGCCTGA
- a CDS encoding alpha-glucosidase, translating into MLTTPAAPPASSANPQSAHSPQAASEADWWRGAVIYQIYPRSFLDTDGNGIGDLAGITAKLDYVESLGVDAIWVSPFYPSPMDDFGYDVSNFTDVDPIFGTLEDFDRLIEAAHLRGLKVIVDLVISHTSDRHPWFQQSRASRDNARADWYVWADPKPDGTPPNNWLSIFGGSAWAWESRRRQYYLHNFLTSQPDLNFHNAQVQDAVLDAARFWLERGVDGFRLDTVNFYFHDKQLRDNPPLPPGKPLTGVDPSNPYAYQDHIHDKTQAENLAFLERLRALTDSYPHATMVGEIGSDRDPFATTAAYTQAGKRLHMAYGFDLLTNDASASYIRRTVAAMEAGIGSGWPSWAVSNHDVPRVVTRWGGTHPPESFAPLTVALVTSLRGTPCLYQGEELGLNEAEVAYEHIQDPYGKEFWPEFRGRDGCRTPMPWDGSDPLAGFSHVDAWLPIPEGHRARSVQAQEADPASPLHRTRRFLAWRKTQPELITGAIALLDTPEPVLAFLRGDGATRVLCAFNLSDSEQQIALPGVTPVATLEAPDFTGRFDGGALQLAPFDAAFVRVIDT; encoded by the coding sequence ATGCTGACCACGCCCGCCGCCCCACCGGCTTCCTCCGCGAACCCGCAAAGCGCACACTCCCCGCAAGCCGCGAGCGAGGCCGACTGGTGGCGCGGGGCGGTGATCTATCAGATCTACCCCCGCTCCTTTCTCGACACCGACGGCAATGGCATCGGCGATCTCGCCGGCATCACCGCCAAGCTCGACTATGTGGAAAGCCTCGGCGTCGACGCGATCTGGGTGTCGCCCTTCTACCCCTCGCCAATGGACGATTTCGGCTATGACGTGTCCAACTTCACCGATGTGGACCCGATCTTCGGCACGCTGGAGGATTTCGACCGGCTGATCGAGGCGGCGCATCTGCGCGGGCTCAAGGTCATCGTCGACCTGGTGATCTCGCACACCTCCGACCGGCATCCCTGGTTCCAGCAAAGCCGGGCGAGCCGCGACAACGCGCGCGCGGACTGGTACGTGTGGGCCGATCCGAAGCCGGACGGCACGCCGCCCAACAACTGGCTGTCGATCTTCGGCGGCTCGGCCTGGGCCTGGGAGTCGCGCCGGCGCCAATACTATCTGCATAATTTCCTGACGAGCCAGCCGGATCTCAACTTTCACAACGCGCAGGTCCAGGACGCCGTGCTCGACGCGGCGCGCTTCTGGCTCGAACGCGGGGTCGACGGGTTCCGTCTCGACACGGTGAATTTCTATTTCCACGACAAGCAGCTGCGGGACAATCCGCCGCTGCCGCCGGGCAAGCCGCTGACCGGCGTCGACCCGTCCAACCCCTATGCCTATCAGGACCACATCCACGACAAGACGCAGGCCGAGAACCTCGCCTTTCTGGAACGGCTGCGGGCACTGACCGACAGCTATCCGCATGCCACCATGGTCGGCGAGATCGGCTCCGACCGCGACCCTTTCGCCACCACGGCCGCCTATACGCAGGCGGGCAAGCGGCTGCATATGGCCTATGGCTTCGACCTGCTGACGAACGATGCCTCGGCCAGCTACATCCGCCGCACCGTGGCGGCGATGGAAGCGGGCATCGGCAGCGGCTGGCCGAGCTGGGCCGTCTCCAATCACGACGTGCCGCGCGTCGTCACCCGCTGGGGCGGCACCCATCCGCCGGAGAGCTTCGCCCCGCTGACCGTGGCCCTGGTCACCTCGTTGCGCGGGACGCCCTGCCTCTATCAGGGCGAGGAACTGGGGCTCAACGAGGCGGAGGTCGCCTACGAGCACATCCAGGACCCCTACGGCAAGGAGTTCTGGCCGGAATTCCGCGGCCGCGACGGCTGCCGCACGCCCATGCCCTGGGACGGCAGCGACCCGCTCGCGGGCTTCTCGCATGTCGATGCGTGGCTGCCGATCCCGGAAGGTCACCGGGCGCGCAGCGTGCAGGCGCAGGAGGCGGATCCGGCCTCGCCGCTCCATCGCACACGCCGCTTCCTCGCCTGGCGCAAGACGCAGCCGGAGCTGATCACCGGCGCCATCGCGCTGCTCGACACGCCGGAACCGGTGCTGGCCTTCCTGCGCGGAGACGGGGCGACGCGCGTCCTTTGCGCCTTCAACCTGTCGGACAGCGAGCAGCAGATCGCGCTTCCCGGCGTGACGCCGGTCGCGACGCTGGAGGCGCCGGACTTCACCGGGCGCTTCGACGGCGGCGCACTGCAACTTGCGCCTTTCGACGCGGCCTTCGTGCGCGTCATCGACACTTAG
- a CDS encoding carbohydrate ABC transporter permease gives MRRRLVNRIGLYALVAAIVVFSVFPFYYAILSSFRSGSELFTVAYWPTSFDPANYISVFAEQPFALNILNSVVVATVVVGLSLFLGVTAAYALARVHFRGRGMLLFTILSVSMFPQVAVLSGMFELIRWLGIYNSLPGLMLSNLILTLPFTVWVLTTFMRELPKELEEAAVVDGASSFVIVRRVFLPLMWPALVTTGLLAFIAAWNEFLFALTFTLSNDMRTVPVAIALITGASQHELPWGNIMAASVIVTVPLVALVLVFQRKIVSGLTAGAVKG, from the coding sequence ATGCGCCGCAGGCTCGTCAACCGGATCGGACTTTACGCGCTCGTCGCCGCGATCGTCGTCTTTTCGGTGTTTCCGTTCTACTACGCGATCCTGTCGTCCTTCCGCTCGGGCTCGGAGCTGTTCACGGTCGCCTATTGGCCGACCAGCTTCGATCCGGCCAACTACATCTCGGTCTTCGCCGAGCAGCCCTTCGCCCTCAACATCCTCAACTCGGTGGTGGTGGCCACCGTCGTCGTGGGGCTGTCGCTGTTTCTCGGCGTGACGGCGGCCTATGCGCTCGCGCGGGTGCACTTTCGCGGGCGCGGCATGCTGCTGTTCACCATCCTCTCGGTGTCGATGTTTCCGCAGGTGGCGGTGCTGTCGGGCATGTTCGAGCTGATCCGCTGGCTCGGCATCTACAACTCGCTGCCCGGGCTGATGCTCTCCAACCTGATCCTCACCCTGCCCTTCACCGTGTGGGTGCTCACCACCTTCATGCGCGAGCTGCCGAAGGAACTGGAGGAGGCGGCCGTGGTCGACGGCGCCTCGTCCTTCGTGATCGTGCGCCGGGTGTTCCTGCCGCTGATGTGGCCGGCGCTGGTGACCACGGGCCTGCTTGCATTCATCGCGGCGTGGAACGAGTTCCTCTTCGCCCTCACCTTCACCCTGTCCAACGACATGCGCACCGTTCCGGTGGCCATCGCGCTGATCACGGGCGCCAGCCAGCACGAATTGCCCTGGGGCAACATCATGGCGGCCTCCGTGATCGTCACCGTGCCGCTCGTCGCCCTCGTGCTCGTCTTTCAACGCAAGATCGTCTCCGGCCTGACCGCCGGCGCCGTCAAGGGATAG
- a CDS encoding sugar ABC transporter permease: protein MSDIAITRADAAPARRSRLSRARLRSAWLLLTPMLVVLALVAGWPLLRTIWFGFTDANLSDLSATQFIGLENYYAVYDGEAYGLIVDPTWWNAVWNTLWFTFVSVSLETLLGLIVALVLNAQFRGRALVRAAVLIPWAIPTIVSAKMWGWMLHDQFGVLNDILMGIGLISQPVAWTADPDTAMWAVVMVDVWKTTPFMALLILAGLQMLPSDCYEAARVDGIHPVRVFFRVTLPLIRPAIMVAVIFRALDALRIFDLIYVLTSNSSDTMSMSVYARQQLVDFQEVGYGSAASTLLFLVIAALTIMTITLGKVRLSGEPR, encoded by the coding sequence ATGAGCGATATCGCGATCACGCGCGCGGATGCCGCGCCGGCCCGCCGGTCCCGCCTCTCCCGCGCCCGGCTGCGCTCCGCCTGGCTGCTCCTGACGCCGATGCTCGTGGTGCTGGCGCTGGTGGCCGGCTGGCCGCTGCTGCGCACCATCTGGTTCGGCTTCACGGATGCCAATCTCTCCGATCTCTCCGCCACGCAATTCATCGGGCTGGAGAACTATTACGCGGTCTACGACGGGGAGGCGTACGGGCTCATCGTGGATCCCACGTGGTGGAACGCGGTGTGGAACACGCTGTGGTTCACCTTCGTCTCGGTGTCGCTGGAGACCCTGCTCGGCCTGATCGTCGCGCTGGTGCTCAACGCGCAGTTCCGGGGCCGCGCGCTGGTGCGCGCCGCCGTGCTCATTCCCTGGGCCATTCCCACCATCGTCTCGGCCAAGATGTGGGGCTGGATGCTGCACGACCAGTTCGGCGTGCTGAACGACATCCTGATGGGGATCGGCCTCATTTCCCAGCCCGTTGCCTGGACCGCCGATCCGGATACGGCGATGTGGGCGGTGGTCATGGTGGATGTGTGGAAGACCACGCCCTTCATGGCGCTTCTCATTCTCGCCGGGCTGCAGATGCTGCCCTCCGACTGCTACGAGGCGGCGCGCGTCGACGGCATCCATCCGGTCAGGGTGTTCTTCAGGGTCACCCTGCCGCTGATCCGCCCGGCCATCATGGTCGCCGTGATCTTCCGCGCGCTGGATGCGCTGAGGATCTTCGACCTGATCTACGTGCTGACCTCGAATTCCTCCGACACCATGTCGATGTCGGTCTATGCCCGTCAACAACTCGTCGATTTCCAGGAGGTGGGCTACGGCTCGGCCGCCTCCACGTTGCTGTTCCTGGTGATCGCCGCCCTCACCATCATGACCATCACGCTCGGCAAGGTCCGCCTGAGCGGTGAGCCCAGGTAA
- a CDS encoding ABC transporter substrate-binding protein, with amino-acid sequence MTHAITVRTARFARRTVLTATALAAPLAFLAPGAPSGAQAAEIAISCGAVGIELELCKTGAEAWAEKTGNTVTIVSTPNSTTERLALYQQLLASGADDIDVFQIDVIWPGILGTHFLDLAQYSDGAEAAHFAPIVENNTVDGQLVAMPWFTDAGVLYYRSDLLEKHGQPVPATWQELTEVAQAVQDAERAAGNDQMWGFVFQGKAYEGLTCDALEWIDSFGGGTIVDDAGEITVNNAQAIAALDLAGSWVGTITPEGVLNYAEEEARGVFQSGNAVFMRNWPYAWSLGNSDDSPVKGKIGVTALPRGGAEGKNTGTLGGWQLAVSKYSAHPEIAADLVMYLTSEAEQKRRAIEGSYNPTISALYQDAEVLAAVPFFGDLYETFTNAVARPSRVTGTKYNRVSNAFWNASHDVLSGKSDATTALADLESELKRIKRRGW; translated from the coding sequence ATGACGCATGCAATAACCGTGCGGACCGCGCGGTTCGCCCGGCGGACCGTCCTGACGGCCACGGCGCTGGCCGCCCCGCTGGCCTTTCTGGCGCCGGGCGCGCCCTCGGGGGCCCAGGCGGCGGAGATCGCCATTTCCTGCGGTGCGGTCGGCATCGAGCTGGAACTGTGCAAGACCGGCGCGGAGGCCTGGGCCGAAAAGACCGGCAACACCGTCACCATCGTCTCGACACCGAATTCCACCACCGAGCGGCTGGCGCTCTACCAGCAGCTTCTCGCCTCCGGGGCCGATGACATTGACGTCTTCCAGATCGACGTCATCTGGCCGGGCATTCTGGGCACCCATTTCCTCGATCTGGCGCAATATTCGGATGGCGCCGAAGCGGCGCATTTCGCGCCGATCGTGGAGAACAACACGGTGGACGGGCAGCTTGTCGCCATGCCCTGGTTCACCGATGCGGGCGTGCTCTATTACCGCAGCGACCTGCTCGAAAAACACGGGCAGCCCGTGCCGGCAACCTGGCAGGAGCTGACCGAGGTGGCGCAGGCCGTGCAGGACGCGGAGCGTGCCGCCGGCAACGATCAGATGTGGGGCTTCGTGTTCCAGGGCAAGGCCTATGAGGGGCTGACCTGCGACGCGCTGGAGTGGATCGACAGTTTCGGCGGCGGCACCATCGTCGACGACGCGGGCGAGATCACCGTCAACAACGCGCAGGCCATCGCGGCGCTCGATCTCGCGGGCTCCTGGGTCGGGACCATCACGCCCGAGGGCGTGCTGAACTACGCGGAAGAAGAGGCGCGCGGCGTGTTCCAGTCGGGCAATGCGGTCTTCATGCGCAACTGGCCCTATGCCTGGTCGCTGGGCAACTCCGACGACAGCCCGGTGAAGGGCAAGATCGGCGTCACCGCCCTGCCCCGGGGCGGCGCGGAAGGCAAGAACACCGGCACGCTCGGCGGCTGGCAGCTCGCGGTGTCGAAATATTCGGCGCACCCGGAAATCGCCGCCGATCTCGTGATGTATCTGACCAGCGAGGCGGAGCAGAAGCGCCGCGCCATCGAGGGCAGCTACAATCCCACGATCTCCGCGCTCTATCAGGACGCGGAGGTTCTCGCCGCCGTCCCCTTCTTCGGCGATCTCTACGAGACCTTCACCAATGCGGTGGCCCGCCCCTCGCGCGTGACCGGCACGAAATACAATCGCGTGTCCAACGCCTTCTGGAACGCCTCGCATGACGTCCTTTCAGGCAAGAGCGATGCGACGACCGCGCTCGCCGACCTGGAATCGGAGCTGAAGCGCATCAAGCGCCGCGGCTGGTAA
- a CDS encoding substrate-binding domain-containing protein, with amino-acid sequence MNLRELSALLGLSQTTVSRALNGYADVAAETRQRVIAAAERHGYRPNSGARRLATGRAQALGVAFPVDRNLLLDPHFIEFLAGVAEKAGDAGYDLTVSPTTGLESDVYRRFKRTQAADVVILSGPEREDPRIAELQALGLPFVVHGRTRSAEPYAYADIDNRGAFAQATRLLLDLGHRRIALINGEEHLTFAHDRRCGWREALAAAGCAAPDTATFSGAMTEENGYRFARRLLEAARPPTALLCSSVLLAFGAYRAIRDLGLTVGGDVSVIAHDDDLPFLRPHTLDPPLTVTRSPIRKGGERVGEFAIRLATGTPLAQLQSVQPVDLVYRGSTAAPPQLSVVESEL; translated from the coding sequence GTGAACCTGCGCGAGCTTTCGGCCCTTCTGGGCCTGTCGCAAACCACGGTCAGTCGGGCGCTCAACGGCTATGCCGATGTGGCGGCCGAGACCCGCCAGCGGGTGATCGCGGCGGCCGAGCGCCATGGCTATCGCCCCAACTCCGGGGCCCGGCGTTTGGCGACGGGTCGCGCGCAGGCGCTCGGGGTCGCCTTTCCGGTCGACCGGAACCTGCTGCTCGACCCGCATTTCATCGAGTTCCTCGCGGGCGTGGCCGAAAAGGCCGGCGATGCGGGCTACGACCTGACGGTGAGCCCGACCACAGGGCTGGAAAGCGACGTCTACCGCCGCTTCAAGCGCACCCAGGCGGCGGATGTGGTGATCCTGTCCGGCCCCGAGCGGGAGGATCCGCGCATCGCGGAGCTGCAGGCGCTCGGTCTGCCCTTCGTGGTGCACGGGCGCACCCGCTCCGCCGAGCCCTATGCCTACGCCGATATCGACAATCGCGGCGCCTTCGCCCAGGCGACGCGTCTTCTGCTCGATCTCGGTCATCGCCGGATCGCGCTGATCAACGGGGAGGAGCATCTGACCTTCGCGCACGACCGGCGGTGCGGATGGCGGGAGGCGCTGGCGGCGGCGGGCTGCGCGGCGCCCGACACGGCGACCTTCAGCGGCGCGATGACGGAGGAAAACGGCTATCGTTTCGCCCGCCGACTGCTGGAGGCGGCGCGCCCGCCGACCGCGCTGCTGTGCTCCAGCGTGCTGCTCGCCTTCGGCGCCTATCGCGCGATCCGCGACCTCGGCCTGACCGTTGGCGGGGATGTCTCCGTGATCGCCCATGACGACGACCTGCCCTTCCTGCGCCCGCATACGCTTGATCCGCCGCTGACGGTGACCCGCAGCCCGATCCGCAAGGGTGGGGAACGGGTGGGGGAGTTCGCGATCCGGCTCGCCACCGGCACCCCTCTCGCGCAGTTGCAGAGCGTGCAGCCGGTCGACCTCGTCTATCGCGGGTCGACCGCCGCGCCGCCACAGCTTTCGGTGGTCGAGAGCGAACTATGA